A genomic region of Colletes latitarsis isolate SP2378_abdomen chromosome 7, iyColLati1, whole genome shotgun sequence contains the following coding sequences:
- the LOC143343995 gene encoding uncharacterized protein LOC143343995, whose protein sequence is MIDGNISMEEDTELRDLVVQTLENNGVLAKVRAELRASVFLALEEQESVMNPEPLLNKTVKQYLANSEGKLLFSLVREFLEYFGLDYTISVYDPETYFGKEYNYVGRNKLCEELGIESNEPLLGEILKNSMNSAFNNLQKNETNNSRLNTTDETSTNIANATFEISIPKVLHNETVSLSNNNDISDKLDSALQQSPKLPINVTIKDKKSKETSLDDVSMDDSNYEKQNNSLRKSTTSESTENNDGIDSKGNNNTHFDTLSTSPNGTTTVMNHITKETEINMPIQTNLLNKTEPLIKFDESIVTEMQTNQNEDISKQNNINSFKLQIANNVQNKKSVNIGNSFGKTVYFEEIIVDGKKENINAIHDTESFLQDLPSLDKKSHSILSDLPPLNGKKTNINDLKELMDIGLGTDGIDNYEEDFISSASGSAHDQSPSKEPEKTDSPIKLQIKKQDKTLSAHSDDISEEIEEIDDILSSTSCLEDINMDKNISNFATGITANCAKEL, encoded by the exons GCAGAACTCAGGGCAAGTGTGTTTTTAGCATTAGAAGAACAAGAATCAGTAATG AATCCAGAACCACTCCTCAATAAAACTGTAAAGCAGTACCTGGCTAATTCAGAAGGAAAATTATTGTTTTCCTTGGTTAGGGAGTTCCTAGAATATTTTGGTCTTGATTATACGATATCTGTATATGATCCAGAGACATACTTTGGAAAAGAATATAATTATGTTGGAAGAAataaattatgcgaagaattagGTATTGAATCCAATGAACCGTTACtcggagaaattttaaaaaatagcatGAACAGTGCCTTTAATAATTTACAGAAG AATGAAACTAATAATAGCAGGCTTAATACAACCGATGAGACTTCGACAAACATTGCTAATGCAACATTTGAAATTTCTATtccaaaagtattacacaatgaaactgtgtcattgtcaaataataatgatatttcGGATAAATTGGATAGTGCTTTGCAACAAAGTCCAAAACTTCCAATAAATGTGACAATAAAGGATAAGAAAAGCAAAGAAACATCTCTTGATGATGTTTCAATGGACGATTCAAATTatgaaaaacaaaataattcTCTCAGAAAGAGTACCACTTCTGAAAGCAcagaaaataatgatggaattgATAGCAAAGGGAACAATAATACGCATTTTGATACACTCTCTACAAGTCCAAATGGCACAACTACAGTGATGAATCATATAACAAAGGAGACTGAAATAAATATGCCCatccaaacaaatttactaaataaaaccgAGCCTTTAATTAAGTTTGACGAATCTATAGTTACTGAAATGCAAACAAATCAAAATGAAGATATAAGTaagcaaaataatataaatagttTCAAATTACAAATAGCGAATAACGTACAAAATAAAAAGTCAGTTAATATTGGAAACAGTTTTGGAAAAACTGTGTACTTTGAAGAAATTATTGTTGAcgggaaaaaagaaaatatcaatGCTATACATGATACTGAATCCTTTTTACAAGATTTACCATCTTTAGATAAAAAATCTCATTCTATACTTAGCGATCTCCCACCATTAAATGGTAAAAAGACTAATATTAATGATCTGAAAGAATTGATGGATATCGGACTTG GAACTgacggtattgataattatgaaGAAGATTTCATTTCATCTGCATCTGGCAGTGCTCATGATCAAAGTCCTTCTAAAGAACCTGAAAAAACTGACAGTCCTATAAAActtcaaataaagaaacaagataaaactctGAGTGCTCATAGTGATGATATCAGTGAAGAAATTGAAGAAATCGATGACATATTAAGCAGCACTTCGTGT CTTGAAGACATAAATATGGATAAAAATATATCAAATTTTGCAACGGGTATTACAGCTAATTGTGCAAAAGAACTATAA